A stretch of Polypterus senegalus isolate Bchr_013 chromosome 3, ASM1683550v1, whole genome shotgun sequence DNA encodes these proteins:
- the amigo1 gene encoding amphoterin-induced protein 1, with protein MQRSGATSDVLFFLPVRIPPERLLLPSLWVLLSTILLPLSGVKGSALNFHTTCICASNIVSCSKKELTAVPTGLPSYTAVLDLSYNSITRLRAEWTVNKLEKLKTLLLNHNGMTFISTEAFSNVPNVRYLDLSSNKLHILEECFFQDLQHLEVLLLYDNIISQIDRSAFEGLNKLQKLYLSRNKVSRFPMELVKEKTRLRELTLLDISSNNIKTLPVHELKMLPAWIKNGLYFHNNPFTCDCELYSLLAHWHIRRLNSAVDFKDEYTCIFQKMTVGVFELSENYLNCSTVKETDIEAYLGDTLTITCDTKNRGMTKMWTTPNNDSVALLGNNHTYVITNDGNLQIRPVRAEDSGIYTCFAVSDTLNETLYVSVKVHNFTQHGGHETLNTAYTTLVGCIASVVLVLIYLYLTPCRCLCCRGDGKSKSQKEDSIHSSMLSATPTHDLLTGKAGLSRHVAFIEPSKNLQGQNGKVNPALVEEQERKRENDLRKKSDAESISSVFSDTPIVV; from the coding sequence ATGCAGAGGAGTGGAGCCACGTCGGATGTGCTGTTTTTTCTACCTGTCCGCATACCTCCTGAGCGTCTCCTCCTTCCATCTCTTTGGGTGCTGCTATCCACAATTTTGTTGCCACTATCTGGGGTAAAAGGTTCCGCACTCAATTTCCACACAACGTGCATTTGCGCCAGCAACATTGTGAGCTGCAGCAAGAAAGAGCTGACAGCTGTCCCTACAGGTTTGCCCAGTTACACAGCCGTGCTGGACTTAAGCTACAATAGCATCACACGTCTCCGGGCTGAGTGGACAGTTAACAAGCTGGAGAAACTGAAAACACTTCTCTTAAACCATAATGGGATGACTTTCATTTCCACCGAGGCCTTCTCCAATGTACCCAATGTGCGATACCTTGACCTCTCTTCCAACAAGCTGCACATATTAGAAGAATGCTTCTTCCAGGACTTGCAGCACCTTGAAGTCCTGCTGCTCTATGACAATATAATTTCTCAAATCGATCGCTCGGCTTTTGAAGGCCTGAATAAGCTACAAAAACTTTACTTAAGTCGAAATAAGGTCTCTCGTTTTCCCATGGAACTGGTTAAAGAGAAGACCCGCTTGCGTGAGCTGACTCTTTTGGATATCTCCTCCAACAACATAAAAACTTTACCTGTGCATGAGCTGAAGATGCTGCCTGCCTGGATCAAAAATGGTCTGTACTTTCACAACAACCCCTTCACCTGTGACTGTGAGCTGTACAGTCTGCTGGCACACTGGCATATAAGAAGGCTCAATTCCGCAGTGGATTTCAAAGATGAGTATACctgcatttttcagaaaatgaCAGTTGGGGTTTTTGAGCTCAGTGAGAATTACTTGAATTGCAGCACAGTTAAGGAGACAGACATTGAGGCTTATCTGGGTGATACTTTGACCATCACTTGTGACACCAAGAACAGAGGCATGACCAAAATGTGGACTACTCCAAACAATGACTCAGTTGCTTTACTTGGGAACAACCACACATATGTCATCACAAATGATGGTAACTTACAGATTCGTCCTGTTCGGGCAGAGGATTCTGGGATCTACACCTGCTTTGCAGTTAGTGATACTCTGAATGAGACTCTTTATGTCTCCGTAAAGGTTCATAACTTTACACAACATGGAGGTCACGAGACACTAAACACTGCCTACACCACCCTGGTGGGATGCATTGCAAGTGTTGTCCTGGTCCTCATCTACCTGTACCTGACCCCATGTCGCTGCCTTTGTTGCCGGGGTGATGGAAAGTCAAAAAGCCAAAAGGAGGACAGCATTCATTCCTCCATGCTTAGTGCCACACCCACCCATGATCTGCTGACTGGGAAAGCGGGGCTTAGCAGACACGTGGCATTTATCGAGCCTTCCAAAAACTTGCAGGGCCAAAATGGCAAAGTGAATCCGGCCCTGGTTGAAGAGCAAGAAAGGAAGCGGGAAAATGACCTGAGGAAAAAGTCAGATGCTGAGTCCATTAGCTCGGTGTTTTCAGACACACCTATTGTGgtgtaa